TAAAAAGGTTTGATAAACCCGATAAGTACGGAAATATGCCGAGCGACTGTTATTTTGCTTCGTGTAAAATTAAGGGTATTTTTCTCGATTATTGTATAACTCCGCTCGTCGGTTTTAACGACGGCGGCTACCGCATAGGATACGGTAAGGGGTGCTACGACAAATTCTTTTGCGATTTTTCGGCACGGAAGGTCGGTTTGGCGTTCGAGAGCCAGCACGCAAATTTTTCAGAGCAGGCGCACGATATACCCCTCGATTGTTGCGTTACCGAACAAAAGGTGATATACTTTTAGTATGCGTGTAATTGCCGGACTGTACAAAGGAACTAAGCTTATATCGCCGCGCGGCGAAGTGCGACCTACGACCGACTT
Above is a window of Clostridiales bacterium DNA encoding:
- a CDS encoding 5-formyltetrahydrofolate cyclo-ligase; the protein is MDGTKDFTYSDKAAVRSELLRIRAEITDKLLKSTEIARRALTLVRGNVMTYISIDSEVDTVYLNDELLKRGDIVLFAPYTVNGKILPRRVKRFDKPDKYGNMPSDCYFASCKIKGIFLDYCITPLVGFNDGGYRIGYGKGCYDKFFCDFSARKVGLAFESQHANFSEQAHDIPLDCCVTEQKVIYF